From a single Streptomyces sp. 1331.2 genomic region:
- a CDS encoding ABC transporter permease: MTTTVAEASPSTTAPRADGRGRLVLARLLAARGAVAGAVAVLLLFALAFGGPYLTPWDYATPDFSALHQPPSAAHWFGTNGVGQDVFAQTVRGLQKSLIIGLLVALFSTALASVVGACAGYFGGWTDRVLMFLVDLLLVFPSFLIITIVSARLKSAGWIAFVLLLALFNWMITARVVRSMTISLREREFVRAARFMGVRPLRIISRHILPNVASFLIIDATIAVGGAVMSETALSYFGFGVKPPDVSLGTLLAAGTSEAPVFPWLFYFAAGLLVLFVLAVNLIGDGLRDALDPTSGARPRRSRRKRRP; the protein is encoded by the coding sequence ATGACCACCACCGTCGCCGAGGCCTCCCCCTCGACCACCGCACCCCGGGCCGACGGCCGCGGACGACTCGTCCTCGCCCGGCTGCTCGCCGCCCGCGGAGCCGTCGCCGGGGCCGTCGCCGTCCTGCTGCTGTTCGCGCTCGCCTTCGGCGGGCCGTACCTCACGCCCTGGGACTACGCCACGCCCGACTTCTCCGCGCTGCACCAACCCCCCTCCGCCGCACACTGGTTCGGCACCAACGGGGTCGGCCAGGACGTGTTCGCGCAGACCGTCCGCGGGCTGCAGAAGTCGCTGATCATCGGCTTGCTGGTGGCGCTGTTCTCCACCGCGCTGGCCTCCGTGGTCGGCGCCTGCGCCGGCTACTTCGGCGGCTGGACCGACCGCGTGCTGATGTTCCTGGTCGACCTGCTGCTGGTCTTCCCCTCGTTCCTGATCATCACCATCGTCTCGGCCCGGCTGAAGAGCGCCGGCTGGATCGCCTTCGTGCTGCTGCTCGCGCTGTTCAACTGGATGATCACCGCCCGAGTGGTCCGCTCGATGACCATCTCCCTGCGCGAACGCGAATTCGTGCGCGCCGCACGGTTCATGGGCGTACGACCGCTGCGGATCATCAGCCGGCACATCCTGCCGAACGTCGCCTCCTTCCTCATCATCGACGCCACCATCGCGGTCGGCGGCGCCGTGATGAGCGAGACCGCGCTCTCCTACTTCGGCTTCGGAGTCAAGCCGCCGGACGTCTCGCTCGGCACCCTGCTCGCCGCCGGGACCAGCGAAGCCCCGGTGTTCCCCTGGCTGTTCTACTTCGCCGCCGGCCTGCTGGTGCTGTTCGTCCTCGCCGTCAACCTGATCGGGGACGGGCTGCGCGACGCCCTCGATCCCACCTCCGGGGCCCGGCCCCGCCGTTCCC